In a genomic window of Burkholderiales bacterium:
- the pheT gene encoding phenylalanine--tRNA ligase beta subunit — protein sequence MKFSEHWLRSFVDPPLTSEELAEALTMAGLEVEALEPVAPPFSGVVVGRVLAVEKHPGADRLSVCRVDAGDDPLTIVCGAPNVRPGMKAPCALVGARLPESAIREVSVRGVVSQGMLCSARELGLSQEASGLMELPADAPVGVDLREALDLDDRLFTLKLTPNRSDCLSVAGVAREVAAITATSLRLPEIEPVAASIEDALPVQVDAPDACPLYCGRVIRGVNPAAPTPDWMVQRLERSGVRPLSALVDVTNYVMLELGQPLHAFDLARIEGGIVVRFGRPGEGLALLNGQRVETAPFLVIADAAKPLALAGIMGGADSAVGAATADVFLEAAFFSPQAVAGKAFGLGFTSESLHRFERGVDYAATRQAMERATQLILGICGGRAGPIGQVEGTLPKREPIRLRVARAQRLLGIELDAAKVSELLRRLQFRFVDERDVFYVTPHTYRFDLQIEEDLIEELARLYGYDRIPATLPSGVAAMRPVPEGVRREETLRQRLVDRDYQEVVTYAFVDEALNGDLTGNGEPVRLLNPLASQMGVMRGSLWTGLLQCLRYNLSRQQPRVRVFEVGSCFLRQDGELRQPARIAALAYGEALPEQWGEAARNVDFFDVKADLEALFAPRPVRTVARSHPALHPGRSAAVVVEGVEVGWIGALHPRWQQKYELPEAPVLFEVELAEALRVPVPAAQPVSKLPLVRRDIAVLVDEGLPAQALLDALEGLHLDRVVEVGLFDVYRGGGLPPGKKSLAFRVLFQDTQKTLTDQEVEELVALLVRALEHKFQAKLRI from the coding sequence ATGAAGTTCTCCGAACACTGGCTCCGCAGCTTCGTGGATCCGCCCCTCACCAGCGAGGAGCTGGCGGAGGCCCTCACCATGGCCGGGCTTGAGGTGGAGGCGTTGGAGCCAGTCGCGCCGCCCTTCAGCGGGGTCGTGGTCGGCCGGGTGCTGGCGGTAGAAAAACACCCGGGCGCGGACCGCCTCTCGGTATGCCGCGTGGACGCGGGGGACGATCCCCTCACCATCGTCTGCGGCGCGCCCAACGTGCGCCCCGGCATGAAGGCGCCGTGCGCCCTAGTGGGCGCCCGGTTGCCAGAATCAGCCATCCGGGAGGTGAGTGTGCGGGGCGTGGTTTCCCAGGGCATGCTGTGCTCGGCCCGGGAGCTGGGCCTGTCCCAGGAGGCATCGGGGTTAATGGAGCTGCCCGCGGATGCCCCCGTGGGGGTGGATCTGCGGGAAGCGTTGGATCTGGATGACCGGCTCTTCACCTTGAAGCTCACCCCCAACCGCAGCGACTGCCTGAGCGTCGCGGGGGTTGCCCGGGAAGTGGCGGCCATCACCGCCACCAGCCTGCGGCTGCCCGAAATCGAGCCGGTGGCCGCGAGCATCGAAGACGCGCTGCCCGTCCAGGTGGACGCTCCCGACGCCTGCCCCCTCTACTGCGGCCGGGTGATCCGCGGCGTGAATCCCGCCGCCCCCACCCCGGACTGGATGGTCCAGCGCCTGGAGCGCAGCGGCGTGCGTCCCTTGAGCGCCCTCGTCGACGTCACCAACTACGTGATGCTGGAGCTGGGGCAACCCCTGCACGCCTTCGATCTCGCCCGGATCGAAGGCGGAATCGTGGTGCGCTTCGGGCGCCCGGGGGAGGGGCTCGCCCTGCTCAACGGGCAGCGGGTGGAAACCGCCCCGTTCCTGGTGATCGCGGATGCCGCGAAACCGCTGGCGCTGGCCGGCATCATGGGCGGGGCGGACAGCGCGGTCGGCGCGGCCACCGCCGACGTTTTTCTGGAGGCGGCTTTCTTCAGCCCCCAGGCGGTGGCGGGGAAGGCGTTCGGCCTGGGCTTCACCTCCGAGTCGCTGCACCGCTTCGAGCGGGGCGTGGACTACGCCGCCACCCGCCAGGCGATGGAACGGGCGACCCAGTTGATCCTCGGCATCTGCGGCGGGCGCGCCGGGCCGATCGGCCAGGTGGAAGGCACGCTGCCCAAGCGGGAGCCCATCCGGCTGCGGGTGGCGCGGGCGCAGCGCCTGCTGGGCATAGAGCTGGATGCGGCCAAGGTGAGCGAGCTGCTGCGGCGGCTCCAGTTCCGCTTCGTCGACGAGCGGGACGTGTTCTACGTCACCCCCCATACCTACCGCTTCGACCTGCAGATCGAGGAGGACCTGATCGAAGAGCTGGCCCGGCTCTATGGCTACGACCGCATCCCGGCGACCCTGCCTTCGGGGGTGGCCGCCATGCGCCCGGTTCCCGAAGGGGTGAGGCGCGAGGAAACCCTGCGCCAGCGGCTGGTGGACCGGGACTACCAGGAGGTGGTGACCTATGCCTTCGTGGACGAGGCGCTGAATGGGGACCTTACGGGGAACGGGGAGCCCGTGCGCCTCTTGAATCCCCTCGCCAGCCAGATGGGGGTCATGCGGGGCAGCCTGTGGACAGGCCTGCTCCAGTGTCTTCGCTACAACCTGAGTCGCCAGCAGCCCCGGGTGCGGGTGTTCGAGGTGGGCAGTTGTTTCCTTCGTCAAGACGGGGAACTGCGCCAGCCGGCGCGCATCGCCGCCCTCGCTTACGGGGAGGCATTGCCGGAGCAGTGGGGGGAGGCGGCCCGGAATGTGGATTTCTTCGACGTGAAAGCCGATCTGGAAGCTCTGTTTGCCCCCCGGCCGGTGCGCACGGTGGCCCGGTCCCATCCGGCCCTCCACCCCGGGCGCTCGGCGGCCGTGGTGGTGGAAGGGGTGGAGGTGGGATGGATCGGCGCGCTGCATCCCCGCTGGCAGCAAAAATACGAGTTGCCCGAGGCCCCCGTCCTGTTCGAAGTGGAGCTGGCCGAGGCGCTGCGGGTGCCAGTTCCCGCTGCCCAGCCGGTCTCCAAGCTGCCTTTGGTACGCCGCGACATCGCCGTGCTGGTGGACGAGGGGCTGCCCGCCCAGGCCTTGCTGGACGCCCTGGAGGGACTCCACCTGGACCGGGTGGTGGAAGTGGGTCTCTTCGACGTGTATCGGGGAGGGGGCCTTCCCCCCGGGAAAAAAAGCCTTGCATTCCGAGTGTTATTCCAGGATACTCAGAAAACCCTTACCGACCAGGAGGTTGAGGAACTGGTGGCCCTGCTGGTGCGGGCCCTCGAGCACAAGTTCCAGGCCAAGCTTCGAATTTAA
- the surE gene encoding 5'-nucleotidase SurE, protein MRILLSNDDGYFSPGLAALAEALAKIARITVVAPERDRSGASNSLTLDRPLTVRRAANGFLYVNGTPTDCVHLAVTGLLDEMPEMVVSGINHGANMGDDTIYSGTVAAAMEGYMLGIPSIAVSLVSNGDKHFDTAARIVADLIERHQREPFPEPVLLNINVPDLPFERLAGIQVTRLGKRHKAEGVVKSVNPRGETVFWVGAAGAAQDAGEGTDFHAVARGAVSVTPLQADLTRFTQMEACRQWLKAYGERLQGREGSTGDPQHQTRPPALQGSGRDPEAVGQGTASRPGRFE, encoded by the coding sequence ATGCGGATCCTACTGAGCAACGACGACGGCTATTTCTCTCCCGGTCTCGCCGCCCTCGCCGAAGCCCTCGCCAAAATCGCAAGAATCACGGTGGTCGCGCCGGAGCGCGACCGCAGCGGGGCGAGCAACTCCCTGACCTTGGATCGGCCGCTCACCGTGCGGCGCGCGGCCAACGGGTTCCTGTACGTGAACGGCACCCCCACCGACTGCGTGCACCTGGCCGTGACCGGGCTCCTTGACGAGATGCCAGAGATGGTGGTCTCGGGCATCAACCACGGGGCCAACATGGGCGACGACACCATCTATTCGGGCACGGTGGCGGCGGCCATGGAGGGCTACATGCTGGGCATCCCGTCGATCGCCGTGTCCCTGGTGTCCAACGGGGACAAGCATTTCGACACGGCGGCCCGGATCGTCGCCGACCTGATCGAGCGCCATCAGCGGGAGCCGTTTCCCGAGCCCGTGCTGCTCAACATCAACGTGCCGGATTTGCCCTTCGAACGGCTCGCCGGCATCCAGGTCACCCGCCTCGGCAAGCGGCACAAGGCGGAAGGGGTGGTGAAAAGCGTCAATCCCCGGGGGGAGACCGTGTTTTGGGTGGGCGCCGCAGGGGCCGCCCAGGACGCTGGCGAAGGCACCGATTTCCACGCCGTCGCCCGGGGGGCGGTGTCGGTCACCCCGCTGCAGGCGGATCTCACCCGCTTCACCCAGATGGAGGCGTGCCGTCAGTGGCTGAAGGCCTACGGGGAGCGCCTCCAGGGCCGAGAGGGGAGCACCGGCGACCCGCAGCATCAGACGCGTCCCCCGGCTCTCCAGGGCTCCGGCCGGGACCCGGAAGCCGTGGGCCAGGGCACGGCTTCGCGCCCGGGCAGGTTCGAATGA
- a CDS encoding hypothetical protein (possible pseudo, frameshifted), with protein sequence MTSRFDGIGMTSMRTRARMVERLRERGIRDEELLAVMGSLPRHLFVDEALASRAYEDIALPLGFGQTISSPYTVARMTEALRGGQVLKKVLEVGTGCGYQTAVLARLAKEVYSVERIGALLKRARAALRDLRLYNVRLKHGDGQQGIPEAAPFDGIIVTAAMTHVPRSLTEQLEVGGRMVLPLGAQEQVLHLIERTESGIRESALESVKFVPLIPGVVS encoded by the coding sequence ATGACCTCCCGCTTCGACGGCATCGGCATGACCTCCATGCGCACCCGCGCCCGCATGGTGGAGCGCCTGCGCGAACGGGGCATTCGGGACGAGGAGCTGCTCGCCGTGATGGGCAGCCTCCCGCGGCACCTGTTCGTCGACGAGGCGCTGGCGAGCCGGGCCTACGAGGACATTGCCCTGCCCCTCGGCTTCGGTCAGACCATCTCCAGCCCCTACACCGTGGCCCGCATGACCGAGGCGCTGCGGGGCGGCCAGGTGCTGAAGAAGGTGCTGGAAGTGGGCACGGGTTGCGGCTACCAGACCGCGGTCCTGGCGCGCCTGGCGAAGGAAGTATATTCGGTGGAGCGCATCGGCGCGCTGCTCAAGCGCGCCCGCGCCGCGCTTCGCGACCTGCGCCTCTACAACGTGCGCTTGAAGCATGGGGACGGCCAGCAGGGCATCCCCGAGGCGGCGCCCTTCGACGGCATCATCGTCACCGCCGCCATGACCCACGTACCGCGCTCCCTCACGGAACAGTTAGAAGTCGGTGGTAGAATGGTCCTGCCCCTCGGCGCCCAGGAGCAAGTGTTGCACCTGATCGAGCGGACCGAAAGTGGGATCAGGGAAAGCGCTCTCGAGTCGGTGAAGTTTGTGCCGTTGATTCCTGGGGTGGTGAGCTGA
- a CDS encoding peptidoglycan-binding protein LysM, whose amino-acid sequence MHRHRRPLLFVWILLLAGCAPVRQGAPVVDRTPSAAPQAKTVPAPSRADSRGEVYVVKRGDTLYSIALEHGMDYRELAAINGITDPGTLPVGRELKLKRPAPPAALAPAASEPGGVVTAPLVVPSGIEAKPLGDSVTLKTEPKGYKLPYSAEALARMKSGTPLAAAKPESATPPKPEAKPDPKPEARPGPDPEGDGEIDWAWPVTGKLISRFSEGSKGIDIAGRMGQPVYASAPGKVVYTGSGLRGYGKLVIIKHNSAYLSAYAHNREILVKEGQSVAKGQQIAEMGNTDADQVKLHFEIRRYGKPVDPLKYLPADRAS is encoded by the coding sequence ATGCACCGGCATCGACGCCCGCTTCTCTTCGTATGGATCCTCCTGCTGGCGGGCTGCGCGCCCGTGCGCCAGGGGGCCCCGGTAGTCGACCGCACCCCGTCCGCTGCCCCGCAAGCCAAAACCGTCCCCGCCCCGTCCCGGGCGGATTCCCGCGGCGAAGTCTACGTGGTCAAGCGGGGCGATACCCTCTACAGCATTGCCCTGGAGCACGGGATGGACTACCGGGAGCTGGCGGCGATCAACGGCATCACCGACCCGGGGACGCTCCCGGTGGGGCGCGAGCTCAAGCTCAAGCGTCCGGCCCCGCCGGCGGCCCTCGCACCCGCCGCGAGCGAGCCGGGCGGAGTGGTCACCGCGCCCCTCGTCGTGCCTTCGGGCATCGAGGCGAAGCCCCTGGGCGATTCGGTCACCCTTAAGACCGAGCCGAAGGGCTACAAGCTCCCCTACTCGGCGGAGGCCCTCGCCCGGATGAAAAGCGGGACGCCGCTCGCCGCGGCGAAGCCCGAGTCGGCCACCCCGCCCAAGCCGGAGGCGAAACCCGACCCCAAGCCTGAGGCGAGGCCCGGGCCGGACCCGGAGGGGGACGGGGAGATAGATTGGGCCTGGCCCGTGACCGGCAAGCTCATTTCCCGCTTCTCCGAGGGGAGCAAGGGGATCGACATCGCCGGCCGGATGGGCCAGCCGGTGTACGCCAGCGCCCCTGGCAAGGTGGTCTATACCGGCAGCGGCTTGCGGGGCTATGGAAAGCTGGTCATCATCAAGCATAATAGTGCCTACCTGTCGGCCTATGCCCACAACCGGGAGATCCTGGTGAAAGAAGGGCAGAGCGTCGCCAAGGGCCAGCAGATCGCGGAGATGGGCAATACGGACGCCGACCAGGTAAAGCTGCACTTCGAGATTCGGCGCTACGGCAAACCGGTGGATCCCCTCAAGTATCTGCCGGCGGACAGGGCTTCATGA
- the rpoS gene encoding RNA polymerase sigma factor RpoS yields the protein MSNDSFSHEEESLEPTPEPPLASEETLYEPEALTGDLLSDVTKLYLNEIGHNALLTPEEELRLARLTRQGDFAARQKMIEHNLRLVVNIAKHYVNRGVALMDLIEEGNLGLMHALEKFDPERGFRFSTYATWWIRQNIERAIMNQSRTIRLPVHVIKELNTVLRAMRHLEAHSEREPTAEDVAHLLDRPVEEVRRVLSLNERTASLDAPLDIDPMLSIGESIPDEANPTPDLWLEQTQLEHCVRDWLQQLSEKHRWVIERRYGLNGHEVATLEQLAESLGLTRERVRQIQVEALQSLRRLLQRRGMSKDLLL from the coding sequence ATGAGCAACGACAGCTTTTCCCACGAAGAGGAGTCCCTGGAGCCGACCCCGGAGCCGCCTCTCGCTTCCGAAGAGACGTTGTATGAGCCGGAAGCGCTGACCGGCGACCTCCTTTCCGACGTCACCAAGCTTTATTTGAACGAGATCGGGCACAACGCCCTGCTCACCCCGGAGGAGGAGCTGCGCCTCGCCCGGCTCACCCGCCAGGGCGACTTCGCCGCGCGCCAGAAGATGATCGAGCACAACCTTCGGCTGGTGGTGAACATCGCCAAGCACTACGTCAATCGCGGGGTGGCGCTGATGGACCTGATCGAGGAGGGCAACCTGGGGCTCATGCACGCCCTGGAGAAATTCGATCCGGAGCGCGGCTTCCGCTTCTCCACCTACGCCACCTGGTGGATCCGCCAGAACATCGAACGGGCCATCATGAACCAGTCCCGCACCATCCGGCTTCCGGTGCACGTGATCAAGGAGCTGAACACCGTGCTGCGGGCCATGCGCCACCTGGAGGCCCATTCCGAGCGGGAGCCCACCGCCGAGGACGTGGCCCACCTGCTGGACCGGCCTGTGGAGGAGGTGCGCCGGGTACTATCCCTCAACGAGCGCACCGCCTCCCTGGACGCGCCTCTGGACATCGACCCCATGCTTTCCATCGGGGAGTCCATCCCCGACGAGGCCAACCCGACGCCCGATCTGTGGCTCGAACAAACCCAGCTCGAGCACTGCGTGCGCGACTGGCTGCAGCAGCTTTCGGAAAAGCACCGCTGGGTGATCGAGCGCCGCTACGGCCTAAACGGCCACGAGGTGGCGACCCTGGAGCAACTGGCCGAGAGCCTGGGGCTCACCCGGGAGCGGGTGAGGCAGATCCAGGTGGAAGCCTTGCAGTCATTGCGGCGGTTGCTCCAGCGGCGCGGCATGTCCAAAGACCTGTTGCTTTAG
- the tgpA gene encoding protein-glutamine gamma-glutamyltransferase, whose protein sequence is MSAASPLESRPTQRQSAWLLLTLGLAVAPHLPRLPLWMCAFVLMLGLWRWYLAFTGGPLPPRLLLFAFAAAGVAGTALHYGTLFGPSGGVALFIVLVALKLLESRTVRDAVLLAFLGYFLVITVFLYDQSIPMAVYAAAPVLGLTALLAAFAHGAGDPGLGTPFRTAAALLAQALPVMAILFLFFPRLPQPLWGVPHEAAEGVSGLSDTMAPGDLSRLSLSDAVAFRVDFQGEAPPPSRLYWRGPVLTRFDGRVWSMSLSSGPGPGALEPLDAGVTYTVTLEPHQRRWLFALDLPGRGPEKTLLTPDYQLVAQAPVRSRTRYTATSHLRYRAEPGFSGEAAERALELPSGGNPRARALALTWKRELGNPAAIVQRALQFFRAEGFFYTLRPPLLGAEPVDDFLFNTRRGFCEHYASSFVFLMRAAGVPARVVTGYQGGELNPLGGYLIVRQADAHAWAEVWLEPSGWTRVDPTAAVAPERVERGLALAAASGEPLPVLMRPGGGWLRQMRLAWDALANGWNQWVLGYGGERQRKLLSRIGFASPDWRSMAALLLAGTGALIGMLAAGLLWRMGERRPEPAQRLYRRFCRRLARRGLARRPGEGPRDYADRVAAARPELAAQVQAISQLYIALRYGAEGDPRQLKRLRILVGSFRA, encoded by the coding sequence ATGAGCGCCGCGTCTCCCCTGGAGTCCCGCCCCACCCAGCGCCAGAGCGCCTGGCTGCTCCTCACCCTGGGGCTCGCCGTGGCGCCCCATCTGCCGCGCCTGCCCCTGTGGATGTGCGCCTTCGTGCTGATGCTGGGCTTGTGGCGCTGGTACCTGGCTTTCACCGGCGGCCCGCTGCCGCCCCGGCTGTTGCTTTTCGCCTTCGCCGCCGCCGGGGTAGCCGGCACCGCGCTCCATTACGGCACCCTCTTCGGTCCCTCAGGGGGAGTTGCCTTGTTCATCGTCCTAGTGGCCCTCAAGCTCCTGGAGTCCCGCACGGTGCGGGACGCGGTGCTCCTCGCGTTCCTCGGCTATTTCCTGGTGATCACGGTCTTCCTTTACGACCAGTCGATCCCCATGGCCGTCTACGCCGCCGCGCCGGTCCTGGGCCTGACCGCCCTCCTCGCCGCCTTCGCCCACGGGGCGGGGGATCCCGGGCTGGGCACTCCCTTCAGGACCGCCGCGGCGCTCCTCGCCCAGGCGCTGCCCGTGATGGCGATCCTGTTCCTGTTCTTCCCGCGCCTGCCCCAGCCCTTGTGGGGCGTTCCCCACGAAGCCGCCGAGGGCGTGAGCGGGCTCTCGGACACCATGGCGCCGGGCGATCTGAGCCGGCTGTCCCTGTCGGACGCGGTCGCCTTCCGGGTGGACTTCCAGGGGGAGGCGCCGCCGCCCTCCCGGCTCTACTGGCGCGGGCCGGTACTCACCCGCTTCGATGGCCGCGTCTGGTCCATGTCCCTGTCATCGGGGCCGGGGCCCGGGGCGCTGGAGCCCCTGGATGCGGGCGTCACCTACACGGTGACCCTGGAGCCCCATCAGCGGCGCTGGCTGTTCGCCCTGGACCTGCCCGGCCGCGGCCCGGAAAAAACCTTGCTAACGCCTGACTACCAATTGGTCGCCCAGGCGCCGGTGCGAAGCCGCACCCGCTACACGGCAACCTCTCACCTGCGCTACCGGGCGGAGCCGGGGTTCTCCGGCGAGGCGGCCGAGAGGGCGCTGGAACTCCCTTCCGGCGGCAATCCCCGGGCCCGGGCCCTCGCCCTGACGTGGAAACGGGAGCTGGGAAATCCGGCGGCCATCGTCCAGCGGGCGCTCCAGTTTTTCCGCGCCGAGGGCTTCTTCTACACCCTGCGACCGCCGCTCCTCGGCGCGGAGCCGGTGGACGATTTCCTGTTCAATACCCGGCGCGGTTTCTGCGAGCACTACGCCTCGAGCTTCGTCTTCCTCATGCGCGCCGCCGGCGTCCCGGCCCGGGTGGTCACCGGCTACCAGGGGGGCGAGCTCAACCCCCTGGGCGGCTACCTGATCGTACGCCAGGCCGACGCCCACGCCTGGGCGGAAGTGTGGCTCGAGCCCTCGGGCTGGACCCGGGTGGACCCCACCGCGGCAGTGGCCCCGGAGCGGGTCGAGCGCGGGCTCGCCTTGGCCGCGGCCTCCGGGGAGCCGCTCCCCGTGCTCATGCGCCCGGGCGGCGGCTGGCTGCGACAGATGCGCCTGGCATGGGACGCCCTGGCCAACGGGTGGAACCAATGGGTGCTGGGCTACGGAGGGGAGCGCCAGCGGAAGCTCCTGAGCCGCATCGGCTTCGCGAGCCCCGACTGGCGCTCCATGGCCGCCCTGCTTCTCGCCGGCACGGGGGCGCTGATCGGAATGCTGGCCGCCGGCTTGCTGTGGCGGATGGGGGAACGGCGGCCGGAGCCGGCGCAGCGGCTCTATCGCCGCTTCTGCCGGCGGCTCGCCCGGCGGGGGCTCGCCCGGCGGCCGGGCGAAGGGCCCAGGGACTACGCGGACCGGGTCGCCGCGGCCCGTCCCGAGCTGGCCGCCCAGGTGCAGGCCATCTCCCAGCTCTACATCGCCCTGCGCTACGGGGCCGAGGGCGATCCGCGCCAACTCAAGCGGCTGCGGATCCTGGTGGGGAGTTTTCGCGCCTGA
- a CDS encoding GCN5 family N-acetyltransferase, translated as MTVSTERHYLTPLFAPRSVAIVGASERPGTAGRVLMENLLAEQFEGAVYPVNPKHAQVLGRPCFGSLDEVSASVDLAVVAAPAAAIPEIVAACARKGIRAALIVSDGLSPAYPQGPRLLRQTLAAARSGGVRILGPACPGIQRPAARINLTYSRFRALPGTIALVSQSGALTNAILDWAQADGVGFSSVVTVGDGADVGFGEILDYLAWDVATESILLYLEGVFAPRRFVSALRMAARAKPVIVVKTGRCPAAYQAALTHSGALVGSDDVFDAVLRRAGAVRVKTFSQLFSAAKCLSARYRPTGNRLAIVTNGGGAGVIAADWAAGIGIDVPALAPATLERLAAALPAGWSRGNPLDLTGEATEEHYRGAVRACLEDAGIDGVLVILTPHVNTRAARVAEAVAETARDFRKPVVGCWMGGEDVEEGRRILSHARLPVFRTPEPAVEAFSHIATHYRNQQLLVQVPYSTSRVDRPDAEGARMVIEHALAEKRKVLSEMESKSLLAAFRIPVARTVVARSLPEAIVVAEQMGFPLAMKINSPDIPHKSDVGGVKLNIATVQQLRSAFNEIMGSVAARLPEARIDGVTLQPMTVKPNGRELMVGIATDPVFGPVITFAAGGIAAEVMGDRTVSLPPLNALLAKDLIERTRVARMLGPFRNLPAIHMDALVTVLLRVSEMASELPWIREMDINPLIVDEEGAIAVDARVTVDHATPGPGTRYAHMAICPYPVHLIQRWNLADGTEITIRPIRPEDAELLQAFVRNLSEESRYFRFISTVQELSPRTVARLTQIDYDREMALIAVLAEGEREMELGAARYVTNPDGETCEFALVVADAWQGRGIGTKLMHSLMEVARANGLKAMVGDVLAGNANMLRLMEKLGFAIENHPEDPSLKRVRKAL; from the coding sequence GTGACGGTCTCCACCGAAAGGCACTATCTCACGCCCCTCTTCGCTCCCCGGTCGGTGGCCATCGTGGGGGCAAGCGAGCGCCCCGGAACGGCGGGCCGGGTGCTGATGGAGAACCTGCTCGCGGAACAGTTCGAAGGCGCCGTCTATCCGGTCAATCCGAAGCACGCCCAGGTGCTCGGGCGCCCGTGTTTCGGCTCCCTGGACGAAGTGAGCGCCAGCGTGGACCTGGCAGTCGTCGCCGCCCCGGCGGCGGCGATCCCGGAGATCGTCGCCGCCTGCGCCCGCAAGGGGATCCGCGCCGCGTTGATCGTCAGCGACGGGCTGTCTCCCGCCTATCCCCAGGGGCCGCGCCTGCTGCGGCAGACCCTGGCGGCGGCGCGCTCGGGCGGAGTACGCATCCTGGGACCCGCGTGCCCAGGCATCCAGCGGCCCGCGGCCCGCATCAACCTCACCTACAGCCGTTTCCGGGCGCTTCCCGGCACCATCGCCCTCGTCTCCCAGTCCGGGGCTCTCACCAACGCCATCCTGGACTGGGCCCAGGCGGACGGAGTGGGCTTCTCCAGCGTCGTCACCGTAGGCGACGGCGCCGACGTGGGCTTCGGCGAGATCCTGGACTACCTGGCCTGGGACGTGGCCACCGAAAGCATCCTGCTGTACCTGGAGGGGGTGTTCGCCCCGCGACGGTTCGTGAGCGCGCTGCGCATGGCGGCCCGGGCCAAGCCGGTGATCGTGGTGAAGACCGGCCGGTGTCCCGCCGCCTACCAGGCCGCCCTCACCCATTCGGGGGCCCTGGTGGGGTCCGACGACGTGTTCGACGCCGTCCTGCGCCGGGCCGGAGCGGTGCGGGTGAAGACCTTCAGCCAGCTCTTTTCCGCCGCCAAGTGCCTGAGCGCCCGCTACCGGCCCACCGGCAACCGGCTCGCTATCGTCACCAACGGAGGGGGCGCCGGGGTCATCGCCGCCGACTGGGCGGCAGGCATCGGCATCGATGTCCCCGCCCTCGCGCCCGCCACCTTGGAGCGCCTCGCCGCAGCCCTCCCCGCCGGCTGGTCCCGGGGCAACCCCCTGGACCTCACGGGGGAGGCGACCGAGGAGCATTACCGCGGCGCCGTGCGCGCCTGCCTCGAGGACGCGGGCATCGACGGCGTGCTGGTGATCCTCACGCCCCATGTCAACACCCGCGCAGCCCGGGTGGCCGAAGCCGTGGCGGAGACCGCCCGGGATTTCAGGAAACCGGTGGTGGGCTGCTGGATGGGAGGCGAGGACGTGGAGGAAGGGCGGCGGATCCTGTCCCATGCCCGGCTCCCCGTGTTCCGCACCCCGGAGCCCGCCGTGGAGGCCTTCTCCCACATCGCCACCCATTACCGCAACCAGCAATTGCTGGTGCAGGTCCCCTATTCCACGTCCCGGGTCGACCGGCCGGATGCCGAGGGGGCGCGCATGGTGATCGAGCACGCGCTGGCGGAGAAGCGCAAGGTGCTCTCGGAGATGGAGTCCAAGTCCCTGCTGGCGGCGTTCCGCATCCCGGTCGCCCGCACCGTGGTGGCGCGCTCCCTTCCCGAGGCGATCGTGGTGGCCGAGCAGATGGGCTTTCCCCTGGCGATGAAAATCAATTCCCCGGACATCCCCCACAAGAGCGACGTGGGTGGGGTGAAGCTCAATATCGCCACCGTGCAGCAACTGCGCTCGGCGTTCAACGAGATCATGGGGAGCGTCGCGGCCCGCCTGCCCGAAGCCCGCATCGATGGCGTGACCCTCCAGCCCATGACGGTGAAGCCCAACGGGCGCGAGCTGATGGTGGGGATCGCCACCGACCCCGTGTTCGGCCCGGTCATCACCTTCGCCGCCGGGGGCATCGCGGCCGAAGTCATGGGGGATCGGACGGTGAGCCTGCCGCCCCTCAACGCGCTCCTCGCGAAGGACCTGATCGAGCGCACCCGGGTGGCCCGCATGCTCGGGCCTTTCCGCAACCTGCCCGCGATCCACATGGACGCCCTCGTCACGGTGCTCCTGCGGGTCTCGGAGATGGCGAGCGAGCTGCCCTGGATCCGAGAGATGGACATCAATCCCCTCATCGTGGACGAAGAAGGGGCCATCGCCGTGGACGCCCGGGTGACCGTGGACCACGCCACCCCCGGCCCAGGGACGCGCTACGCCCACATGGCCATCTGCCCCTACCCGGTGCATCTGATCCAGCGCTGGAATCTCGCCGACGGCACCGAGATCACCATCCGGCCCATCCGCCCAGAGGACGCGGAGCTCCTGCAGGCGTTCGTGCGCAACCTGTCGGAAGAATCCCGCTATTTCCGCTTCATCAGCACGGTGCAGGAGCTCTCCCCCCGGACCGTGGCCCGCCTCACCCAGATCGACTACGACCGGGAGATGGCCCTTATCGCCGTGCTGGCCGAGGGCGAGCGGGAAATGGAACTGGGCGCCGCCCGCTACGTCACCAACCCCGACGGAGAGACGTGCGAATTCGCCCTGGTGGTGGCCGACGCCTGGCAGGGACGCGGGATTGGCACCAAGCTCATGCATTCCCTCATGGAAGTGGCCCGGGCGAACGGCCTCAAGGCCATGGTGGGCGACGTGCTCGCCGGCAACGCCAACATGTTGAGGCTGATGGAAAAGCTCGGCTTCGCCATCGAAAACCACCCCGAAGACCCCAGCCTCAAGCGGGTCCGCAAGGCCCTCTGA